Within the Bacteroidota bacterium genome, the region CGTCGGACTTAGCTGTCGAGCTCTTCGCCGGTGGTCTTGGCGTAGCGGACCCAGCGGCCCTTGCCCGTCTCAGGATCTTCGATGCGCTTGCGCCCGACGCGGGTCGCGTTGCCGTCGGAGTCCACGGGGAGCACGTTGGAGACATGGATCGGCGCTTCGCGCTCGATGCGGCCGCCGTTCGGGTAGGTCTGGTTGGGCTTCGTGTGGCGGATGCGCACGTTGACGCCCTCCACGATCACCTGCTCCTTCTCGGGCATTACGGCGAGCACGCGGCTCTGGTAGCCCTTGGCGCGGTCGCGACCGAGCGACTTTGCGGAGGTGATCGCCTTCGTCAGCACGACCCGATCGCCCTTCTTGATGTGGAGCTTCTTCTGCTTGTTCTTGGTACGAGGCATAATAGGATTGGCGATTTTTGATTTATGATTTTCGATTTATGGGTGCGTATTGACCCAATCGTCAATCGAAAATCTCAAATCGTCAATTAGAGGACTTCGGGGGCGAGGGAGACGATGCGCATGAACTCCTTCTCGCGGAGCTCGCGGGCGACGGGCCCGAAGATGCGGGTGCCGCGGGGCTCGTCGGCGTCGTTGAGGAGCACGGCGGCGTTCTCGTCGAAGCGGATGTACGAGCCGTCCTTGCGACGGTATTCCTTCTTCGTGCGAACGACCACGGCGCGGGACACCTGCCCCTTCTTCACGTTGCCGCCGGGAATGGCCGACTTCACGGTCACGACGATCTTGTCGCCCACGCGGGCGTAGCGGCGACCTGAGCCGCCGAGGACGCGGATGCAGAGGACTTCTTTTGCCCCCGAGTTGTCCGCGACGTTGAGTCGAGATTCTTGCTGGATCATGACTAGACGAGTTAAAGGGTGAGTGTTGAACGTTGAAGGGTGAGCCGCTCAGCGCATGAGCGTTCCACCTTACACCTTCAACCCGTTGGCTTAGCGGCGGCGTTCGAGAACTTCGACGAGCATCCAACGCTTCGTCTTCGACATGGGGCGCGTCTCGCGGATGCGGACGGTGTCGCCTTCGCCGGCGTTGTTCGTCGCGTCGTGCGCCTTCAGCTTGGTCGTCTTCTTGATGATCTTGCCGTAGATCGGGTGCTTGACCTGGCGCTGCACGGCGACGGTGATGGTCTTGTCCATCTTGTCGGAGACGACAAGGCCGATACGCTCCTTGCGCGCGTTGCGGCTCTTGGGCGCGTCCTCTTTCGTCTCGTCAGCAGCCGGGGCCATGACCGGCGCGGGGGCGACCGGCGCGGGGGCCGGTGCTTCAGCGGCAACAGGGGCGTCGTCCTCGACCGCCGTGTTCGGCGTCTCGGTGGCGTCGACTACCGGCTCAGCGGCCGTGCCTGCTTCGGGAGCAGTAGTGTCTTTCGGTTCCATGGGTTGTCAGCGGTTTGCTTCGCTTGGTGAGCCGACACCTCACCAACTACGGGTTGTCGGAAGGGAAGACGCTCAGGCGCTCTTCTCCTTGAGGATGGTCTTGAGGCGAGCGACCTCACGGCGCTTGCGGCGCAGCGTGAGCGGATCGTCGAGGGGCGTGATGGTGTGCCGGAACGTGAGGTCCCGGATGGCCTGCTGCTCCTCGGTGATGCGCTGCTGGATTTCAGCAGCAGACAGCTCGCGGATGTCTTTGGGCTTCATAGGTCTAGTCAGTGACGGTGGACGCGCTTGAGCGAGGGGGCGCGGGTGAGCGCTCGCTTAGGCGTTCTTCTCGGCCTCGTAGGCGGGGCGCACGACGATCTTGCACTTGATCGGCAGCTTCTGGATCGCCAGGCGCATGGCCTCGCGACCGGTCTCTTCGTCGATGCCGCCGATCTCGAACAGGATGCGGCCGGGCTTCACGACGGCCACCCAGTACTCGGGCGAGCCCTTGCCCTTACCCATGCGGGTCTCGGCAGGCTTCTTCGTGATCGGCTTGTCGGGGAAGATGCGGATCCACACCTTGCCGACACGCTTCATGCGGCGCGTCATCGAGATACGGGCGGCCTCGATCTGGCGGCTCGTGATCCAGCCCGCTTCGAGGGCCTTGATGCCGAAGTCGCCGAAGTCGACGCGGGTGCCGCGCTGGGCGTTGCCCTTCATGCGGCCCTTCTGCATCTTGCGGTACTTCGTCCGCTTAGGCATTAACATGGCAATTCTCGTCGGTTGGGCAGCGGCGCGGAAGACAGGGCCGCTGCGAGTGAGCTAAAGGCTGTTCAGTGCTGGGGGGCGGCTGCGCTTAGGAGCGGTTGCCGCCACGGCCGCCGCGACCACGGCCACCGTCGCGTCCGCCGCGGCCTCCATCGCGACCGCCACGACCACCACGGTCACGACGACGATCCGGCGGGGCTGGCTGCGACTGCGCGCGCTGCTGCTGCACGTTCGGGCTAAGGTCGGGCTTGCCGAGGATCTCGCCCCGGTAGATCCAGACCTTGACACCGCAGGTGCCGTAGATCGTGTAGGCCGTGCCCTCCGCGTAGTCAATGTCAGCGCGGATGGTGTGGAGCGGCACGCGGCCTTCGAGATACTGCTCGACGCGGCCCATCTCCGCACCGCCGAGGCGGCCTGCGAGCTTGATGCGGATGCCCTCGGCACCCATGCGCATTGCCGCGCCCATCGCCTGCTTCATCGCGCGGCGGTAGGAGATGCGGCCTTCGAGCTGCTGCGCGATGTTGTCCGCGACCAGCTGGGCGTCAAGCTCCGGACGCTTGATCTCGCTGATGTTAATCTGGATGTCCTTGTCGGTGAGCTTGCGCAGTTCCTGGCGCAGCTTCTCGACTTCGGCACCGCCGCGGCCGATCACGACGCCCGGACGACTCGTGTGGAGCGTCAGGATGACGCGCTTCGGCGTGCGCTCGATAACGATGCGCGCTAGGCCAGCACGCTTGAGGCGCGCCTGGAGGTAGCGACGAATCTCCTCGTCTTCGACAATCTTGTCGCGGTAAGAACCGTCTTCGTACCAGTTGGACTCCCAGCCGCGGATCACGCCGAGACGGAAGCCGGTGGGGTGGATTTTCTGACCCATGATATTCGGCGTTTATGCTTCTTCGAGTTCGTCTTCGGGGAGCGCCACGACGACCGTGAGGTGGCTGGAGCGCTTCAGGATCGGGTGTGCACGACCGCGCGATACCGGCTGGAACCGCTTGAGCATCGGCCCCTCGTCGACGTAGATCTCGCTCACGATGAGCGCCTCCTCGTCGATCCGCTCGTCGCGGTTCTGGTCGAGCAGGTTGGCGACCGCCGACTGGATGGTGCGCTCGATGAAGGCGGTGGCCTTCTGCGGCATGAAGTGCAGCGTGTTGAGCGATTCCTGCACGTTTTGGCCCCGGACGACGTCCGCGACGATCCGCATCTTGCGCGGGCTGATCCGGATGTGCTTGGCTTTGGCTGTGGCTTGCATAGGATTGGTGCTTCAGTTTTTCAGGCTTTCAGTGCTTCAGTTTCTCAGGATGCGCAATCGAGGCATCACTGAACTACTGAACCACTGCTCACTGAGTCACTGGTCTATCGGCGGCGCTTGTCTTTCTTGTCGGCGGCGTGTCCGCGGTAGGTGCGGGTCGGCGAGAACTCGCCGAGCTTGTGGCCGATCATGTTCTCGGTCACGTAGACCGGGATGAACTGCTTGCCGTTGTGCACGGCGATGGTGAGGCCGATCATGTCCGGCGTGATCATCGAGGCGCGGCTCCAGGTCTTGATGACCTTCTTTTTGCCGCCGCCCTCGTTCATCGCGTCGACCTTGCGGGCGAGCTTGTAGTGGACAAAGGGGCCTTTACGTAGGGAACGAGCCATGGGATTGTCGATTGGGGATTTTTGATTTGAGATTTAAGGCAGGCTCTGCTACCAATCGAAAATCATCGATCCAACATCAAAAAGGTCTACCGGCGCTTGCCGCGCTTACGGACGATGAGCTTGTTGGACGCCTTCTTCTTCGAGCGCGTCTTGTAGCCCTTCGCCGGCACGCCGGTCGGGCTCTTCGGGTGACCACCGGAGGCCTTGCCTTCACCACCACCCATCGGGTGGTCGATCGGGTTCATGGCCACACCGCGCGTCTTCGGACGGACGCCGAGCCAGCGCTTGCGACCGGCTTTGCCGATCTCGATGTTCATGTGGTCCGGGTTCGATGCGACGCCAACGGTGGCCATGCAGTCGACCGGCACCATGCGGACTTCGCCCGACGGCATCTTGAGCGTGGCGTACTTGCCTTCGCGCGCCGTGAGCTGCGCCGACGTGCCCGCCGAGCGAGCAAGCTGAGCACCACGGCCCGGCTTCATCTCGATGGCGTGGACCGTCGTACCGAGCGGCAGATTCTTGAGCGGGAGGCAGTTGCCGAGTTCCGGCGGGGCGTCCGGCCCGTTCATCACCGTCATGCCGACCTGGATCTTGTCGGGCGCGATGATGTAGCGCTTTTCACCGTCGGCGTAGACCAGCAGCGCGATGCGCGCCGAGCGGTTCGGGTCGTACTCGACCGACGCGACCTTGGCGGGGATGCCCATCTTGTCGCGCTTGAAGTCGATGATGCGGTAGCGGCGCTTGTGGCCGCCGCCCTGGTGCCGGGTCGTGATGCGCCCGTTGTTGTTGCGTCCGCCCTTCTTCTTGAGGGGCGCGAGCAGGCTCTTCTCCGGCTTCGACTTGGTGATCTCGTCGAAGGCGGCGACGCTGCGCTGACGCTGGCCGGGGGTATTCGGCTTGAGCTTGCGAATCGCCATGGGTTCAGTGGTTGAGGCTTACCTGCCCGGCGTCGGTCGCCCGGGCTTTGCGCCTAGTTGCGTGTGTTTCTGTGTTGCGGTGCAGCGGTGTCGCAGTGGGAGGCAATCACCGCCACACCGCTTGACCGGAGCGCTGCCGCACTCATCATCAGATGTTTTCGAAGAAGTCGATCTCGCCGCTCTTGAGCGTCACGATGGCCTTCTTGTAGGAGGCTTCGCGGCCCTGAACGAGGCCACGGCGGGTGTACTGCCGCTTGCGCTTGCCGCGCACGATCATCGTGCGGACCGACGCGATGTCGACGTCGGGATAGCGTTCCTCGACGGCCTTACGGATTTCGATCTTGTTAGCGTCGCTCTTGACCTCGAAGGCGTAGTGGCCCTCCTCCATGAGGCGGGTTAGCTTCTCGGTGATGAGCGGGCGGATGAGGATGTCGTTCGCCATGATGGTTCAGTCGGTCTGGCCGCGCGCCTTAGGCAGCTTCGGCGTGCTTCTTGGTCGGGGTGAGCGCGGCGGTGAGCCCTTCGACAGCGCCTTCCTGAATCAGGACGACCTGCGCGTTCATCACGTCGAGCGTGGACGCCTCGGTAGCGGGCTTAACGTCAAACTTGGGCAGGTTGCGGCCAGCGCGGTAGAGCGTCTGGTCAGACTCCTTCGTGAGGAGTAGCACCTTCCGGCCGGCCACGTCGAGCGCGGCGGTGAAAGCGGCTATCTCTTTCGTCTTGGGCACGTCGAGCGTGAAGTCCTCGACGATGCGGAGCGCTTCGTCCTGGAGCTTGTATGCGAAGGCCGAGCGGCGCGCACGCTGCTTCGTCTTGCGGTTCACGCCGACGGAGTACTTGTGCGGACGGGGCCCGAAGATGGTGCCACCGCCGCGACGCGTCGGGCTCTTGGCGTCGCCAGCACGGGCGTTGCCGGTGCCTTTCTGGCGGTAGAGCTTGCGGGTCGACTTGGCGACTTCGCTGCGTTCTTTGGTCTTGTGGGTGCCCTGGCGGCCTGCCGCCTGGATCGAGCGGACGTCGAGCCAGATGACGTGGTCGTTCGGCTCGACCTCGTAGATCTCAGCGTCCAGCTCGACCTCGCGGCCGGTCTCAGCACCGGATCGGGAGTAAACGGGGAGTTTCATGGGAGCAATGGTTGGATAACGGCTAGCCCGTAGGCTCTGGCGTTATCGCTGGACTTTGTGGATTTCTACGATGCCGTTCTTGTGGCCGGGAACCGCACCCTTGACGAGCAGCAGGTTCTTGTCGGCCATCACACGGATCACGCGAAGGTTCTTGACCGTGACGCGGTCGCCGCCGGTGCGGCCGTGCATCTTGATGCCCTTGAAGACCTTCGCCGGGTCCGACGCCTGGCCGATGGAGCCGGGCGCGCGCTGGCGGTTGTGCTGGCCGTGCGTCTGGTCGTTGACCCCGCTGAAGCCGTGGCGCTTCACGACGCCCTGGAAGCCTTTGCCCTTCGAGGTGCCGACCACGTTGACCGTGTCGCCTTCTTCGAAGATCGCGTCGACCGTGACCGCGTCGCCGAGGCCGTACTCGCCCGCGCCTGAGTGGTCGCGGAATTCCACGACGCGGCGCGGGTAGTCGTCCAGGCCGGCTTTCTCGAAGTGGCCCTGGAGCGCCTTCGTCGTGCGCTTGGCCTTCTTGGTGCCGAAGCCGAGCTGGACGGCGCTGTAGCCGTCCGTCTCAAGCGTGCGGATCTGGGTCACGACGTTCGGACCGAGTTCGATGACGGTGCAAATCTGGTTGTTGCCCGCGTCATCGAAGACGCTCGTCATGCCGAGCTTTTTGCCGATGAGGCCGCTCATTGTAATCCTCAGATTAAGTTAAGCGTGAACAGGAATTAAGAGCCGCGTTGCAGCGATATCGATGCGCCGCGGATAGTGCCGTCAGGCAGGGGGTTGTCGAAGTCGGCGAGCCCGATGAGCGCCTCGACCAAGTCGGGGTCTTCGACACTTAGTTCAAGGCGGTTGTCGCCGTTGAAGTCGTAGTTACCATCGCCGCCAACATCGCCTTGGCTGGTCGACAGGAGCGTGAGCGTGATCTGCCCAGTGCTCTCGTTGATGGCGTAGGTACCAGACACCGTGAAGTCGGTGAGCGGGAACTCGACACCGCCGATTTCGAACGTGCTCCCATCCTCGACGTCGAGGTCGAAGGTGAAGGGGCCGTTCTCGGTGAATGTCGCCGTCAGCGTGCCACCGTTGTCGTCTACATCGTAGACAGGCACAGTGACCGGCACCCCGAGCACCCGCGTCTCCACATTCAGGCTCGTGCCCGTCCAGACTCCGACGAAGAGGTCGGTGTCGGACATCGTCGTCTCTTCCGAGTCGCAGGCGACCAGGACGAGCGCGAACATGAGCAGGAAGGAGAGGCGAAGCATAGGAGAGCACGTTGCCGCAAGCGAGGCGCGGCGGTTTGATCAGACCTTGATCTCGACGTCGACGCCGCTAGGGAGTTCGAGCTTCATCAGCGCATCCACGGTCTTCGACGAGGTCGAGAGGATGTCGATGAGACGCTTGTGCGAGCGGTGCTCGAACTGGTCACGGCTCTTCTTGTCGACGTGCGGGCCGCGGAGCACCGTGTAGATCGCTTTCTCGGTCGGGAGCGGGATCGGGCCGCTCACCACCGCGCCGGTGGACTTCACCGTCTTGATGATCTTCTCGGCGCTCTTGTCGACCAGCGTGTGGTCGTACGACTTGAGCTTGATTCGGATTTTCTGGCTAGCCATGTGGCTGTCTCAGGATTGGGTCCGCCGAGCGGACATGACAAAGGGGCGGTGAGTTGGGCCACCGCCCCTTCGCGTGTTCAGTTGTCTTAGTCGAGGATTTTGGCGACGACGCCCGCACCCACCGTCCGGCCACCCTCGCGGATCGCAAACCGCAACCCCTCCTCCATCGCCACCGGCTGGATCAGCTTCACCCGGAACTGCGTGTTGTCCCCCGGCATCACCATCTCTACCCCCTCGTTCAGCTCGATATCACCCGTGACATCCGTCGTGCGGAAGTAGAACTGCGGACGGTACCCCTTGAAGAACGGCGTGTGGCGCCCCCCCTCCTCTTTGCTCAAGACGTACACCTCGCACTCGAACTCCCGGTGCGGCTTGATGCTTCCAGGCTTGCACACCACCATCCCGCGCTGCACCTCGTCCTTCTTCGTGCCGCGCAGCAGGATCCCGGCGTTGTCGCCCGCCTGCACCTGGTCCAGCAGCTTCCGAAACATCTCGATCCCCGTCACGGTGGTCGTCAGCTTCTCCTCCTGCATGCCCACGATCTCGACCGTCTCGCCGACCTTCAAGACGCCGCGCTCGGCACGGCCCGTCACCACCGTCCCGCGGCCTGTGATCGAGAACACGTCCTCCACCGGCATCAGGAACGGCTTGTCCTCGTCGCGCTCCGGCGTCGGGATGTAGTCGTCCACCGACGCCATGAGCTCGTTCACCGTCGCCACCCATTGGTCTTCGCCGTTGAGCGCGCCGAGCGCCGACCCGCGGATCACCGGGATGTCGTCGCCCGGGAACTCGTACTGGCTCAAGAGCTCACGGACTTCCATCTCGACGAGCTCCAGGAGCTCCTCGTCGTCGACGAGGTCGGCCTTGTTCAGGAACACGACCAGCGACGGCACGCCGACCTGGCGGGCCAAGAGGATGTGCTCGCGCGTCTGCGGCATCGGGCCGTCGGTGGCGGCGACCACGAGGATGGCGCCGTCCATCTGGGCCGCGCCCGTGACCATGTTCTTGACGTAGTCGGCGTGGCCGGGGCAGTCGACGTGGGCGTAGTGGCGGTTGTCGGTCTCGTACTCGACGTGGGCCGTGGCGATGGTGATGCCGCGCTCGCGCTCCTCGGGGGCGTTGTCGATGTCCTCGAAGTTCATCGCGGTGCCGCCCTGGGCCTCGGCGAGGACCTTGGTGATGGCGGCGGTGAGGGTGGTCTTGCCGTGGTCGACGTGGCCGATGGTGCCGACGTTGACGTGGGGCTTGGTGCGCTGGAACGTTTCCTTAGCCATAACTGGAGTTGGTTTCGCCCCGAATGGGGAGCGTCTGCGTTAGCGGAAGTGGACGCTCCCGCGCCCGGGGTGGTTGTTCAGGTTGGTGTTTCGCGGTGCCGCTTAAGCGACCATCGCGGATTTGGAGGCGACGATCTCTTCAGCGATCGACTTCGGCGTCTCCTCGTAGTGGTCGAACTGCATCGAGTAGAGCGCGCGGCCCTGGGTGATCGAGCGGAGGTCGGTCGAGTAGCCGAACATCTCACTCAGCGGGACCATCGCCTTGATGACCTGCGCGTCGTTGCGCTGGCCCATCGACTCGATGCGGCCACGGCGGGAGTTGAGGTCGCCGATCACATCGCCCATGTACTCTTCGGGCGTAATCACCTCGACGTCCATGTAGGGCTCCATGATGACCGGCTTCGCACGGCGAGCGGCTTCGCGGAAGGCCATGCGGCCCGCGATCTCAAACGACATCTGGTCGGAGTCCACGTTGTGGTACTTCCCGTCGTAGAGACGTGCCTTGATGCCTTCGATCGGGTAGCCCGCGAGCGGGCCCTGGTCGAGGGCGCTGGCGATGCCCTTTTCGACGGAAGGAATGAACTCGCGCGGGATGTTGCCGCCCTTGATCTCGTCGATGAACTCGAAGCCGACGCCGTCGTCGGTCGGGATGAACTCGACCTCGATGTGCGCGAACTGGCCGCGACCGCCGGACTGCTTCTTGTGCGTGTACTTGTGGTCCACCGACGAGGTGATCGCCTCGCGGTAGGCTACTTGCGGCTTGCCGACGTTGGCCTCGACCTTGAACTCGCGCTTGAGGCGGTCTACGATGATCTCGAGGTGGAGCTCGCCCATCCCTGCGATGAGGGTCTGGCCAGTCTCCTCGTCCGAGGACACCTTGAAGGTCGGGTCCTCCTCGGCAAGCTTCTGAAGACCGAGACCGAGCTTGTCGATGTCGGCCTTGGTCTTCGGCTCGATGGCAATGCGGATGACCGGCTCAGGGAAGTCCATCGACTCCAGCACGACGAGGTCGTTGGGGTCGCAGAGCGTGTCGCCGGTCTTGGTGTTCTTGAGGCCCACGATGGCGCAGATGTCGCCTGCCTTGACCTGGCTCACATCCTCACGCGTGTTGGCGTGCATGAACATGAGGCGGCCAGCGCGCTCCTTCTTCTCGGAGGTCGCGTTGACGAGCGAGTCGCCCTTGTTGAGCGTACCCGAGTAGACCCGCGCGAAGGTCAGACGGCCGACGTAGGGGTCGGTCGCGATCTTGAACGCGATGGCGGCCAGCGGGCCGTCGGGGTCGGGGAGACGCGTGACCTCCTCCTCGCTGCGCGGGCGGTTGCCCGTAAGCGGCGGCACGTCGAGCGGGCTCGGGAGGTAGTCGATGACACCGTCGAGCAGGCGCTGCACGCCCTTGTTCTTGAAGGCGGAGCCGCAGAAGACCGGTGTAATGTCGATCGACAGCGTGGCCTCACGAACGACGCGCTTGATGTCCTCGGGGGCGATCACCTCGCCTTCGAGGTACTGCATCAGCAGGTCGTCGTCGTGCTCGGCAACGGCCTCCAGGAGGTTGATGCGCCACTTGCGGGCGACTGTCTTGAGGTCTTCCGGCACGTCAATCTCGTCCCAGGTCGCGCCCTGCGTCGAGTCGTCCCAGACGATGGCCTTGTTCTCGATGAGGTCGATGACGCCACGGAACATGTCGCCTTCGCCGATCGGGATCTGGACCGGGACGGCGTTCGCGCTCAGGCGGTCGTTCATCATCTCGACCGCGTTCGCGAAGTCCGCGCCCGTACGGTCCATCTTGTTGACGAACGCGATGCGCGGCACATCATACTTGTTCATCTGCCGCCACACCGTCTCCGACTGCGGCTCGACGCCACCCACGGAACAGAACAGCGCAATCGCGCCGTCGAGCACGCGGAGCGAACGCTCCACCTCCACGGTGAAGTCGACGTGCCCGGGCGTGTCGATGATGTTGATGCGGTGATCCTTCCACTCAGCGGTGGTCGCGGCCGACGTGATCGTGATGCCGCGCTCCTTTTCCTGCTCCATCCAGTCCATCG harbors:
- the rplX gene encoding 50S ribosomal protein L24 codes for the protein MPRTKNKQKKLHIKKGDRVVLTKAITSAKSLGRDRAKGYQSRVLAVMPEKEQVIVEGVNVRIRHTKPNQTYPNGGRIEREAPIHVSNVLPVDSDGNATRVGRKRIEDPETGKGRWVRYAKTTGEELDS
- the rplN gene encoding 50S ribosomal protein L14, which gives rise to MIQQESRLNVADNSGAKEVLCIRVLGGSGRRYARVGDKIVVTVKSAIPGGNVKKGQVSRAVVVRTKKEYRRKDGSYIRFDENAAVLLNDADEPRGTRIFGPVARELREKEFMRIVSLAPEVL
- the rpsQ gene encoding 30S ribosomal protein S17; the encoded protein is MEPKDTTAPEAGTAAEPVVDATETPNTAVEDDAPVAAEAPAPAPVAPAPVMAPAADETKEDAPKSRNARKERIGLVVSDKMDKTITVAVQRQVKHPIYGKIIKKTTKLKAHDATNNAGEGDTVRIRETRPMSKTKRWMLVEVLERRR
- the rpmC gene encoding 50S ribosomal protein L29 encodes the protein MKPKDIRELSAAEIQQRITEEQQAIRDLTFRHTITPLDDPLTLRRKRREVARLKTILKEKSA
- the rplP gene encoding 50S ribosomal protein L16, with translation MLMPKRTKYRKMQKGRMKGNAQRGTRVDFGDFGIKALEAGWITSRQIEAARISMTRRMKRVGKVWIRIFPDKPITKKPAETRMGKGKGSPEYWVAVVKPGRILFEIGGIDEETGREAMRLAIQKLPIKCKIVVRPAYEAEKNA
- the rpsC gene encoding 30S ribosomal protein S3 — its product is MGQKIHPTGFRLGVIRGWESNWYEDGSYRDKIVEDEEIRRYLQARLKRAGLARIVIERTPKRVILTLHTSRPGVVIGRGGAEVEKLRQELRKLTDKDIQINISEIKRPELDAQLVADNIAQQLEGRISYRRAMKQAMGAAMRMGAEGIRIKLAGRLGGAEMGRVEQYLEGRVPLHTIRADIDYAEGTAYTIYGTCGVKVWIYRGEILGKPDLSPNVQQQRAQSQPAPPDRRRDRGGRGGRDGGRGGRDGGRGRGGRGGNRS
- the rplV gene encoding 50S ribosomal protein L22, with the translated sequence MQATAKAKHIRISPRKMRIVADVVRGQNVQESLNTLHFMPQKATAFIERTIQSAVANLLDQNRDERIDEEALIVSEIYVDEGPMLKRFQPVSRGRAHPILKRSSHLTVVVALPEDELEEA
- the rpsS gene encoding 30S ribosomal protein S19 encodes the protein MARSLRKGPFVHYKLARKVDAMNEGGGKKKVIKTWSRASMITPDMIGLTIAVHNGKQFIPVYVTENMIGHKLGEFSPTRTYRGHAADKKDKRRR
- the rplB gene encoding 50S ribosomal protein L2, with translation MAIRKLKPNTPGQRQRSVAAFDEITKSKPEKSLLAPLKKKGGRNNNGRITTRHQGGGHKRRYRIIDFKRDKMGIPAKVASVEYDPNRSARIALLVYADGEKRYIIAPDKIQVGMTVMNGPDAPPELGNCLPLKNLPLGTTVHAIEMKPGRGAQLARSAGTSAQLTAREGKYATLKMPSGEVRMVPVDCMATVGVASNPDHMNIEIGKAGRKRWLGVRPKTRGVAMNPIDHPMGGGEGKASGGHPKSPTGVPAKGYKTRSKKKASNKLIVRKRGKRR
- the rplW gene encoding 50S ribosomal protein L23; this translates as MANDILIRPLITEKLTRLMEEGHYAFEVKSDANKIEIRKAVEERYPDVDIASVRTMIVRGKRKRQYTRRGLVQGREASYKKAIVTLKSGEIDFFENI
- the rplD gene encoding 50S ribosomal protein L4; the protein is MKLPVYSRSGAETGREVELDAEIYEVEPNDHVIWLDVRSIQAAGRQGTHKTKERSEVAKSTRKLYRQKGTGNARAGDAKSPTRRGGGTIFGPRPHKYSVGVNRKTKQRARRSAFAYKLQDEALRIVEDFTLDVPKTKEIAAFTAALDVAGRKVLLLTKESDQTLYRAGRNLPKFDVKPATEASTLDVMNAQVVLIQEGAVEGLTAALTPTKKHAEAA
- the rplC gene encoding 50S ribosomal protein L3; this translates as MSGLIGKKLGMTSVFDDAGNNQICTVIELGPNVVTQIRTLETDGYSAVQLGFGTKKAKRTTKALQGHFEKAGLDDYPRRVVEFRDHSGAGEYGLGDAVTVDAIFEEGDTVNVVGTSKGKGFQGVVKRHGFSGVNDQTHGQHNRQRAPGSIGQASDPAKVFKGIKMHGRTGGDRVTVKNLRVIRVMADKNLLLVKGAVPGHKNGIVEIHKVQR
- the rpsJ gene encoding 30S ribosomal protein S10, whose protein sequence is MASQKIRIKLKSYDHTLVDKSAEKIIKTVKSTGAVVSGPIPLPTEKAIYTVLRGPHVDKKSRDQFEHRSHKRLIDILSTSSKTVDALMKLELPSGVDVEIKV
- the tuf gene encoding elongation factor Tu, encoding MAKETFQRTKPHVNVGTIGHVDHGKTTLTAAITKVLAEAQGGTAMNFEDIDNAPEERERGITIATAHVEYETDNRHYAHVDCPGHADYVKNMVTGAAQMDGAILVVAATDGPMPQTREHILLARQVGVPSLVVFLNKADLVDDEELLELVEMEVRELLSQYEFPGDDIPVIRGSALGALNGEDQWVATVNELMASVDDYIPTPERDEDKPFLMPVEDVFSITGRGTVVTGRAERGVLKVGETVEIVGMQEEKLTTTVTGIEMFRKLLDQVQAGDNAGILLRGTKKDEVQRGMVVCKPGSIKPHREFECEVYVLSKEEGGRHTPFFKGYRPQFYFRTTDVTGDIELNEGVEMVMPGDNTQFRVKLIQPVAMEEGLRFAIREGGRTVGAGVVAKILD
- the fusA gene encoding elongation factor G; the encoded protein is MSLTGKSFSLERTRNIGISAHIDAGKTTTTERILYYTGRTHRIGEVHEGGATMDWMEQEKERGITITSAATTAEWKDHRINIIDTPGHVDFTVEVERSLRVLDGAIALFCSVGGVEPQSETVWRQMNKYDVPRIAFVNKMDRTGADFANAVEMMNDRLSANAVPVQIPIGEGDMFRGVIDLIENKAIVWDDSTQGATWDEIDVPEDLKTVARKWRINLLEAVAEHDDDLLMQYLEGEVIAPEDIKRVVREATLSIDITPVFCGSAFKNKGVQRLLDGVIDYLPSPLDVPPLTGNRPRSEEEVTRLPDPDGPLAAIAFKIATDPYVGRLTFARVYSGTLNKGDSLVNATSEKKERAGRLMFMHANTREDVSQVKAGDICAIVGLKNTKTGDTLCDPNDLVVLESMDFPEPVIRIAIEPKTKADIDKLGLGLQKLAEEDPTFKVSSDEETGQTLIAGMGELHLEIIVDRLKREFKVEANVGKPQVAYREAITSSVDHKYTHKKQSGGRGQFAHIEVEFIPTDDGVGFEFIDEIKGGNIPREFIPSVEKGIASALDQGPLAGYPIEGIKARLYDGKYHNVDSDQMSFEIAGRMAFREAARRAKPVIMEPYMDVEVITPEEYMGDVIGDLNSRRGRIESMGQRNDAQVIKAMVPLSEMFGYSTDLRSITQGRALYSMQFDHYEETPKSIAEEIVASKSAMVA